Proteins co-encoded in one Hyalangium ruber genomic window:
- a CDS encoding methyltransferase domain-containing protein codes for MWNPAQYERFRDERKRPFFELLARVDVAAPSRVADLGCGTGDLTLVLAERWPQARVVGVDSSEAMVAEATRRAAPDRVSFELADLAGWKPEAPLDVLVSNAALHWLPDHAALLSRLVSLLAPGGVLAFQVPANFEAPSHRRIDELRAHPRFAPALASVRRGHAEPLDFYEAHLAGLGLAVDAWDTTYLHVLPGEDAVLQWLLGTTLRPVLAALGPEEGKAFLELLRPLLRADYPASARGTPFRFTRRFVVAVRPGDARP; via the coding sequence ATGTGGAACCCCGCGCAGTACGAGCGCTTCCGAGACGAGCGCAAGCGCCCCTTCTTCGAGCTGCTCGCGCGGGTGGACGTGGCCGCTCCCTCGCGGGTGGCCGATCTGGGCTGTGGGACCGGGGACCTGACGCTCGTGCTCGCCGAGCGCTGGCCCCAGGCCCGGGTGGTGGGGGTGGACTCCTCCGAGGCGATGGTGGCGGAGGCCACCCGCCGCGCCGCGCCGGACCGGGTGTCCTTCGAGCTGGCGGACCTGGCGGGGTGGAAGCCGGAGGCACCGCTGGACGTGCTCGTCTCCAACGCGGCGCTCCACTGGCTGCCGGACCATGCGGCGCTGCTGTCCCGGCTGGTGTCCCTGCTCGCCCCGGGAGGCGTGCTCGCCTTCCAGGTGCCCGCCAACTTCGAGGCACCTTCGCATCGGCGCATCGACGAGCTGCGCGCCCACCCGCGCTTCGCCCCGGCGCTGGCTTCCGTGCGCCGAGGCCATGCCGAGCCGCTCGACTTCTACGAGGCCCACCTGGCGGGCCTGGGCCTCGCCGTGGACGCATGGGACACGACGTACCTCCATGTGCTGCCGGGCGAGGACGCCGTGCTCCAGTGGCTGCTGGGCACCACGCTGCGGCCGGTGCTCGCGGCGCTCGGGCCCGAGGAGGGCAAGGCCTTCCTGGAGCTGCTCCGGCCGCTGCTGCGCGCGGACTACCCCGCTTCGGCCCGAGGAACGCCGTTTCGCTTCACCCGCCGCTTCGTGGTGGCCGTGCGCCCAGGTGACGCACGGCCCTGA